In one Lolium rigidum isolate FL_2022 chromosome 3, APGP_CSIRO_Lrig_0.1, whole genome shotgun sequence genomic region, the following are encoded:
- the LOC124698798 gene encoding DNA-directed RNA polymerases II, IV and V subunit 11-like, protein MNAPDRYERFVVPEGTKKVSFEKDTKIMNAASFTIEREDHTVGNILRMQLHRDPNVLFAGYKLPHPLQYKVIVRIHTASQSSPTQAYTQAINDLDKELENLKQAFEDEKNRHEERMKQGY, encoded by the exons ATGAATGCCCCTGACCGCTACGAGCGCTTTGTCGTGCCAGAGGGCACAAAGAA GGTGTCATTTGAGAAGGATACCAAGATCATGAATGCTGCATCTTTCACCATTGAACGCGAGGACCATactgtcggcaacatcctccgcaT GCAGCTACACAGGGACCCAAATGTTCTCTTTGCTGGCTATAAGCTCCCTCACCCCCTTCAGTACAAAGTCATTGTTAGG ATCCATACTGCAAGCCAGTCCTCCCCCACGCAGGCATATACCCAGGCAATCAATGATCTAGACAAGGAGCTTGAGAACCTTAAGCAAGCTTTTGAG GACGAGAAGAACCGTCATGAGGAAAGGATGAAGCAGGGCTACTAG
- the LOC124698801 gene encoding protein trichome birefringence-like 19 produces MKKLHYLVKVLFGPVPVYFSALAILILLTNAQYFGLVGVGVPRVAKLASSTPVVSVMKYCDIFRGEWVPDAEAPYYNHKTCGMIQEHQNCLKYGRPDLGFLKWRWRPSGCELPRFDPVQFLQFVRHKKLAFVGDSLARNHMQSLLCLLSQAAYPKDISPNPTDQNKVYYYRAYNFTINMFWSPFLVRAREPAHDDAAHTGHYSLYLDEPDGWVAEVPRFDYVLVSAANWFSRPSLFYEKRRLIGCSFCNRQYGVPDLSLYYSQRKAWRVSLQAINALGGGVKGRVIVRMLSPMSHFENGTWDQGGNCKRTEPLRGNQTAAMDGRDLRFYTAQMEEYREAEREAGSKGVRMMLMDATAAMLMRPDGHPSRYGHWPDEKVQLYNDCIHWCLPGPIDVWNDLLFQMILA; encoded by the exons ATGAAGAAGCTCCATTACCTTGTGAAGGTGCTGTTCGGCCCTGTGCCGGTCTACTTCTCGGCGCTGGCCATCCTGATCCTCCTCACCAACGCGCAGTACTTCGGCCTCGTCGGCGTGGGCGTGCCGCGCGTGGCGAAGCTGGCGTCGTCGACGCCGGTGGTGAGCGTGATGAAGTACTGCGACATCTTCCGCGGCGAGTGGGTTCCCGACGCGGAGGCGCCCTACTACAACCACAAGACGTGCGGCATGATCCAGGAGCACCAGAACTGCCTCAAGTACGGCCGCCCCGACCTGGGCTTCCTCAAGTGGCGGTGGCGCCCGTCCGGGTGCGAGCTGCCGCGCTTCGACCCCGTGCAGTTCCTCCAGTTCGTCAGACACAAGAAGCTCGCCTTCGTCGGGGACTCGCTGGCCAGGAACCACATGCAGTCGCTGCTCTGCCTCCTCTCGCAG GCGGCGTACCCGAAGGACATCTCGCCGAACCCGACGGACCAGAACAAGGTGTACTACTACCGGGCGTACAACTTCACCATCAACATGTTCTGGTCGCCGTTCCTGGTGCGTGCGCGTGAGCCGGCCCACGACGACGCGGCGCACACGGGCCACTACAGCCTGTACCTGGACGAGCCGGACGGGTGGGTGGCGGAGGTGCCCAGGTTCGACTACGTGCTGGTGTCCGCCGCCAACTGGTTCTCCCGCCCCTCGCTCTTCTACGAGAAGCGGCGGCTGATCGGGTGCAGCTTCTGCAACCGGCAGTACGGCGTCCCCGACCTGTCGCTCTACTACTCGCAGCGCAAGGCGTGGCGGGTGTCGCTGCAGGCGATCAACGCGCTGGGCGGCGGCGTCAAGGGGCGGGTGATCGTGCGGATGCTGTCGCCCATGTCGCACTTCGAGAACGGGACGTGGGACCAGGGCGGCAACTGCAAGCGCACCGAGCCGCTCCGGGGCAACCAGACGGCGGCCATGGACGGCCGGGACCTGAGGTTCTACACGGCGCAGATGGAGGAGTACCGGGAGGCGGAGCGGGAGGCGGGGAGCAAGGGGGTGAGGATGATGCTCATGGATGCGACGGCGGCCATGCTGATGCGGCCCGACGGCCACCCCAGCCGGTACGGGCACTGGCCCGACGAGAAGGTGCAGCTCTACAACGACTGCATCCACTGGTGCCTGCCCGGACCCATCGACGTCTGGAACGACCTCCTCTTCCAGATGATCCTcgcctag
- the LOC124698800 gene encoding vacuolar protein sorting-associated protein 25-like: MQRPGDFKLPPFFSYPPYFTLQPVRETREKQVQLWKDLILDYCRSQKMYIISLEEDFPLFSNPKIERSLSYEAKEVFLAALVSEGRAEWIDKSHKKCLILWLRIQDWANYILDFVKESGLEVTTIEDIRSGIETHGTELAGIDRGVLMRALKLLEQKGKATIFKGTSADDEGVKFSV; this comes from the exons atgcagaggccgggggatTTCAAGCTTCCCCCCTTCTTCAGCTACCCGCCCTACTTCAC TTTGCAGCCTGTGAGAGAAACACGTGAAAAGCAAGTGCAGCTATGGAAAGATCTGATACTTGATTACTGTAGAAGTCAAAAGATGTATATTATCTCCCTGGAAGAAGATTTTCCATTGTTCTCCAATCCAAAAATTGAGA GATCTCTAAGCTATGAAGCAAAGGAAGTGTTCCTTGCAGCTCTTGTTAGTGAAG GGCGTGCTGAGTGGATTGACAAAAGTCACAAGAAGTGCCTCATTCTTTGGCTGCGGATTCAAGATTGGGCCAACTACATATTAGATTTT GTGAAGGAAAGTGGGTTGGAAGTAACAACAATTGAAGATATACGATCTGGAATTGAAACACATGGAACTG AACTTGCGGGAATTGATCGTGGCGTCCTCATGCGGGCTTTGAAGCTCCTGGAACAAAAGGGAAAGGCAACTATCTTCAAGGGCACTTCAGCGGACGATGAAGGTGTCAAATTTTCAGTTTAA